The Catenuloplanes niger genome includes a window with the following:
- a CDS encoding tetratricopeptide repeat protein, with the protein MDLLAEYRRATMYFETGDPLGAARLLEPIVEAEPHNASVRQLLARAYFMSAQLKGAEKQLRALIELDPTDHYAHHVLGRTLERGGRLTEALPYLRLALVMHQQPEYEDALRRVEGLVNIHERADRRAAG; encoded by the coding sequence GTGGATCTTCTGGCTGAGTACCGGCGGGCGACGATGTACTTCGAGACGGGCGACCCCCTGGGCGCCGCCCGGCTGCTGGAGCCGATCGTGGAGGCCGAACCGCACAACGCATCGGTGCGGCAGCTCCTGGCCCGGGCCTATTTCATGTCCGCCCAGCTCAAGGGTGCCGAAAAGCAGCTGCGGGCGCTGATCGAGCTGGACCCGACCGACCACTACGCCCACCACGTCCTGGGCCGCACGCTGGAGCGCGGCGGCCGCCTGACCGAGGCGCTGCCGTACCTGCGGCTGGCGCTGGTCATGCACCAGCAGCCGGAGTACGAGGACGCGCTGCGCCGGGTCGAGGGTCTGGTCAACATTCACGAGCGGGCCGACCGGCGCGCGGCCGGCTGA
- a CDS encoding DHA2 family efflux MFS transporter permease subunit produces MRRSPWATLVVLALAQFIVVLDVTIVNVALPNIQSDLDFTPDGLQWVISAYTLLFGGFLLLGGRAADLLGPRRLFIGGLLLFGVTSLVAGLAPNAESLIAARAVQGLGGALLSPAALALLTVTFPPGRDRNIAMGVWGGLAGLGGTLGVVAGGLLVDALDWRWVFLVNVPLVVALVAITPFFVRDVRHAAPGRRSFDLAGAVLSTAGLLAVVYGVVRAEHSGWGSAEVLGFLIGGMALLVAFVLVERRSADPLVPMRLFRSRSLTTSGVALGLNGAAFLSMFFLTAIYLQQVRGDSALEAGLHFLPMGGAAILAAVVAGQLVTRVGTRPVQLGGAVLSVAGLLLLTMVGADDAYATGLLPGLLLFGAGIIAVSVPAQIAAVSEVANHEAGAASGLVSAVYQIGGALGLAVVTTLSLTHVTDQLTAGVGQQAALVDGFHRGILVAAAFAVVNIAVALSTPQLTPDAEQLAEAAATA; encoded by the coding sequence ATGAGACGCAGTCCCTGGGCCACGCTCGTCGTGCTGGCGCTGGCGCAGTTCATCGTCGTCCTCGACGTGACGATCGTGAATGTGGCGCTTCCGAACATCCAGTCCGACCTGGACTTCACGCCGGACGGCCTGCAGTGGGTGATCAGCGCGTACACGCTGCTCTTCGGCGGTTTCCTCCTGCTCGGCGGGCGGGCGGCCGACCTGCTCGGCCCGCGCCGGCTGTTCATCGGCGGCCTGCTGCTCTTCGGCGTGACCTCGCTGGTCGCGGGCCTGGCGCCGAACGCGGAGAGCCTGATCGCGGCCCGCGCGGTGCAGGGGCTCGGCGGCGCGCTGCTCTCCCCGGCCGCGCTCGCGCTGCTGACCGTCACGTTCCCGCCCGGCCGGGACCGCAACATCGCGATGGGCGTCTGGGGCGGGCTGGCCGGCCTCGGTGGCACGCTCGGCGTGGTGGCGGGCGGCCTGCTGGTCGACGCGCTCGACTGGCGCTGGGTCTTCCTGGTGAACGTGCCGCTGGTGGTGGCGCTGGTCGCGATCACGCCGTTCTTCGTGCGGGACGTGCGGCACGCCGCGCCGGGACGGCGCTCGTTCGACCTGGCCGGTGCGGTGCTGAGCACGGCCGGCCTGCTCGCGGTGGTCTACGGCGTGGTGCGCGCGGAGCACAGCGGGTGGGGCTCGGCCGAGGTGCTCGGCTTCCTGATCGGCGGCATGGCGCTGCTCGTCGCGTTCGTGCTGGTCGAACGGCGGTCGGCGGACCCGCTCGTACCCATGCGGCTGTTCCGGTCCCGCTCGTTGACCACGTCCGGCGTCGCGCTCGGCCTGAACGGGGCCGCGTTCCTGTCCATGTTCTTCCTGACCGCGATCTACCTGCAGCAGGTGCGAGGCGACTCCGCGCTCGAGGCCGGGCTGCACTTCCTGCCGATGGGCGGCGCGGCGATCCTCGCGGCCGTGGTGGCCGGCCAGCTCGTCACGCGCGTCGGCACCCGCCCGGTCCAGCTCGGCGGCGCCGTGCTGAGCGTGGCCGGCCTGCTGCTGCTGACGATGGTCGGCGCGGACGACGCGTACGCCACCGGCCTGCTCCCCGGCCTGCTGCTGTTCGGCGCCGGGATCATCGCGGTCAGCGTGCCGGCCCAGATCGCCGCGGTCTCCGAGGTGGCGAACCACGAGGCCGGTGCCGCGTCCGGCCTGGTCTCCGCGGTCTACCAGATCGGCGGCGCACTCGGCCTCGCGGTCGTCACGACGCTGTCGCTGACCCACGTGACGGACCAGCTCACCGCGGGGGTCGGGCAGCAGGCGGCGCTGGTGGACGGGTTCCACCGGGGCATCCTGGTCGCGGCCGCGTTCGCGGTGGTCAACATCGCGGTGGCGCTCTCCACGCCGCAGCTCACGCCGGACGCGGAACAGCTCGCCGAGGCCGCCGCCACCGCCTGA
- a CDS encoding diguanylate cyclase domain-containing protein, with translation MGLPTTPSAETRRLRAIVAIARAVNDAVIDERRFGDLVARTVATLVGDGATLWLYSLDNSSLVRVGAGHRDAISAMLLREGAASVLRGRGDAVVDAVLDSGAAAVLNQDEMGRHIAEFDPQLAPWLAVCGVSSVAVLPLGDGAWPCGVLIATRDAGRPSYTDDEFAFLQAIAETAASTVNTASLLTGSAAAVEELRRQATALDQLSDVVVAWDNEGKVIGWNAAAERIYGYSAIEALGCDAYTLLDTHVIDPETGQRSPADRAYTELLDGLTGAGSVTLDLTQRRADGETVAVTRTLTGLADRQGRIIGVIAIDHDLGDRGPRERTALHDAVTGLPNARFLRDHVERVLISWAGGAGLAAALVIQLGDLNTLLKGLPTDVAGQLVKVLAGRLAASLRRGDVIARTGQDEFVVVAESVGDVANVERLAKRLVTAARQPLAAGGQTMLLHPAVGVSMLDDRQPVQLTPEELIGQAADALPAARADPAHISFGSAA, from the coding sequence TTGGGTCTGCCCACGACGCCCTCGGCCGAGACGAGACGCCTGCGCGCGATCGTCGCGATCGCCCGCGCGGTCAACGACGCCGTGATCGACGAGCGCCGTTTCGGCGACCTGGTCGCGCGCACGGTCGCCACCCTCGTGGGCGACGGCGCCACGCTCTGGCTCTACTCCCTGGACAACTCCTCGCTGGTCCGGGTGGGCGCCGGTCACCGGGACGCGATCTCCGCGATGCTGCTGCGCGAGGGCGCGGCCAGTGTGCTGCGCGGACGCGGCGACGCGGTGGTGGACGCGGTGCTGGACTCCGGTGCCGCGGCCGTGCTGAACCAGGACGAGATGGGCCGGCACATCGCGGAGTTCGACCCGCAGCTCGCGCCGTGGCTCGCGGTCTGCGGCGTGAGCAGCGTGGCCGTGCTGCCGCTCGGCGACGGGGCCTGGCCGTGCGGCGTGCTGATCGCGACCCGGGACGCGGGCCGGCCGTCGTACACCGACGACGAGTTCGCGTTCCTGCAGGCCATCGCGGAGACGGCGGCGTCGACCGTGAACACCGCGTCGCTGCTGACCGGCTCCGCCGCCGCGGTCGAGGAACTGCGCCGCCAGGCCACCGCGCTCGACCAGCTCTCCGACGTGGTGGTGGCCTGGGACAACGAGGGCAAGGTGATCGGCTGGAACGCGGCGGCGGAGCGCATCTACGGCTACAGCGCGATCGAGGCGCTCGGCTGCGACGCGTACACGCTGCTCGACACGCACGTCATCGACCCGGAGACCGGGCAGCGCAGCCCGGCCGACCGCGCGTACACCGAGCTGCTGGACGGGCTGACCGGCGCCGGGTCCGTGACGCTCGACCTGACCCAGCGGCGCGCGGACGGCGAGACGGTCGCGGTCACCCGCACGCTCACCGGGCTCGCCGACCGGCAGGGCCGGATCATCGGCGTGATCGCGATCGACCACGACCTCGGCGACCGCGGCCCGCGCGAGCGGACCGCGCTGCACGACGCGGTCACCGGGTTGCCGAACGCCCGGTTCCTCCGCGACCACGTGGAGCGCGTACTGATCTCCTGGGCCGGCGGCGCCGGGCTCGCGGCCGCGCTCGTGATCCAGCTCGGCGACCTGAACACGCTGCTCAAGGGCCTGCCGACGGACGTGGCCGGGCAGCTGGTCAAGGTGCTGGCCGGCCGGCTCGCCGCGTCCCTGCGCCGCGGTGACGTGATCGCCCGGACCGGGCAGGACGAGTTCGTGGTGGTCGCGGAGAGCGTCGGCGACGTGGCGAACGTGGAACGGCTGGCGAAGCGCCTGGTCACCGCGGCCCGGCAGCCGCTCGCCGCGGGCGGCCAGACCATGCTGCTGCACCCGGCGGTCGGCGTCTCCATGCTGGACGACCGCCAGCCGGTGCAGCTCACGCCGGAGGAGCTGATCGGTCAGGCGGCCGACGCCCTGCCGGCCGCCCGCGCCGACCCGGCGCACATCTCGTTCGGCTCCGCCGCCTAG
- a CDS encoding aminotransferase-like domain-containing protein, which produces MKDDNAAAAVIQDLRARVVAAPPGTRLPSVRELIARHRVSPLTVQAAIRRLASEGLVESRPGSGTFVLTAPPGAAADDLGWQAVALGERPGGEESMQALLSLPRPGAIPLSGGYLDGELAPTAALGAALARAARRPASWERGPVEGRADLRAWFARQTGSALRADDMSICPGGQSALATAFRALAVPGDTVLVDAPTYLGAIAAARAAGLRVVPVPSDAQGVRPELLAAAFARTGARLYYCQPLFANPHGVTLGPGRRADVLTAVRRAGAFLIEDDYARDLAIDGDPPPPLVTADPGGHVVYLRSLTKAAAAGLRVAAIGARGAAGARLRAVRVLDDFFVAGPLQEAALDFVTSPAWTRHRRTLRLHLRQRRDALVAALHRELPAQARTLSVPAGGLHLWWRLPDGVDDTALAAEALARDVVVSPGRPWFAAEPDGPHLRLTFALAPPAQLAEGVTRLAAALDAVTSIH; this is translated from the coding sequence ATGAAGGACGATAACGCAGCGGCAGCCGTTATCCAAGATCTTCGAGCTCGGGTAGTCGCCGCGCCGCCCGGCACCCGGCTGCCCTCGGTGCGTGAGCTGATCGCCCGGCACCGGGTCTCCCCCCTCACCGTGCAGGCCGCGATCCGTCGTCTCGCCTCGGAAGGGCTGGTGGAATCGCGTCCCGGCTCCGGCACGTTCGTGCTCACCGCGCCGCCGGGTGCGGCCGCCGACGATCTCGGCTGGCAGGCGGTCGCGCTCGGCGAGCGGCCCGGCGGTGAGGAGTCGATGCAGGCACTGTTATCGCTTCCGCGGCCGGGCGCGATACCGCTCTCCGGTGGTTACCTGGACGGCGAGCTGGCGCCGACCGCCGCGCTCGGCGCCGCGCTGGCCCGCGCGGCCCGGCGACCGGCCTCCTGGGAGCGCGGCCCGGTCGAGGGGCGGGCCGACCTGCGCGCCTGGTTCGCCCGGCAGACCGGGTCCGCGCTGCGCGCCGACGACATGAGCATCTGCCCCGGCGGCCAGTCCGCGCTGGCCACCGCGTTCCGGGCGCTCGCCGTGCCGGGCGACACCGTGCTGGTCGACGCGCCCACCTACCTCGGCGCGATCGCGGCGGCCCGCGCGGCCGGGCTGCGGGTGGTGCCGGTCCCGTCGGACGCGCAGGGCGTGCGCCCGGAGCTGCTGGCGGCCGCGTTCGCCCGGACCGGTGCGCGGCTCTACTACTGTCAGCCGCTCTTCGCGAACCCGCACGGTGTCACGCTCGGGCCGGGCCGGCGCGCGGACGTGCTGACCGCGGTGCGCCGGGCCGGCGCCTTCCTGATCGAGGACGACTACGCCCGCGACCTGGCCATCGACGGTGACCCGCCACCCCCGCTGGTGACCGCGGACCCGGGCGGGCACGTGGTCTACCTGCGCTCGCTCACCAAGGCTGCCGCGGCCGGGCTGCGGGTGGCCGCGATCGGCGCGCGCGGTGCGGCCGGTGCCCGGCTGCGCGCGGTGCGCGTGCTGGACGACTTCTTCGTGGCCGGCCCGCTGCAGGAGGCCGCGCTGGACTTCGTCACGTCGCCCGCCTGGACCCGGCACCGGCGCACGCTGCGGCTGCACCTGCGGCAGCGGCGGGACGCGCTGGTCGCGGCGCTGCACCGGGAGTTGCCGGCACAGGCGCGCACGCTGTCCGTACCGGCGGGGGGTCTGCATCTGTGGTGGCGGCTGCCGGACGGCGTGGACGACACCGCGCTGGCGGCCGAGGCGCTCGCCCGTGACGTGGTCGTCTCGCCCGGCCGGCCGTGGTTCGCGGCCGAGCCGGACGGGCCGCATCTGCGGCTCACCTTCGCGCTGGCACCCCCGGCTCAGCTCGCCGAAGGGGTGACGAGACTCGCGGCCGCACTGGACGCCGTAACATCGATCCATTGA
- a CDS encoding TetR/AcrR family transcriptional regulator — MTPSAAAPARERLDPEKIVVSALAIADAEGLAAITVRRLAQEHGVTPMALYRHFRDKDELIHALADHVLLNVAVPEPSDEPWHVQLRALFAALLDSLSAHPVVAPLIVPRVLVSPGGLAMAERALDLLAVAGFTTHRAAAAGTQALCTVINLIPYDPAVPSIRDEEQREDRIRAKRAALATLSPRRYPRITAAADPLTGCVVKENFRELGLDLVIAGLRGLPTGGPAPDTAG, encoded by the coding sequence GTGACGCCATCCGCTGCCGCCCCCGCCCGCGAACGCCTCGACCCGGAGAAGATCGTGGTCAGCGCGCTCGCCATCGCCGACGCCGAAGGCCTGGCCGCCATCACCGTCCGGCGGCTGGCGCAGGAGCACGGGGTCACCCCGATGGCGCTCTACCGGCACTTCCGCGACAAGGACGAGCTGATCCACGCGCTCGCCGACCACGTGCTGCTCAACGTGGCCGTCCCGGAACCGTCCGACGAGCCCTGGCACGTGCAGTTGCGCGCGCTCTTCGCCGCGCTGCTCGACTCGCTCTCCGCGCATCCGGTGGTCGCACCGCTGATCGTGCCGAGGGTGCTGGTCTCCCCCGGCGGACTCGCGATGGCCGAGCGCGCGCTGGACCTGCTGGCCGTGGCCGGCTTCACCACCCACCGGGCCGCCGCGGCCGGCACCCAGGCACTCTGCACGGTGATCAACCTGATCCCGTACGACCCGGCCGTCCCCTCGATCCGGGACGAGGAACAGCGCGAGGACCGCATCCGCGCCAAGCGCGCCGCCCTCGCCACGCTCTCCCCGCGCCGCTACCCCCGGATCACCGCCGCCGCCGACCCGCTCACCGGCTGCGTCGTCAAGGAGAACTTCCGCGAGCTGGGCCTGGACCTGGTCATCGCCGGCCTCCGCGGCCTGCCCACCGGCGGTCCCGCACCCGACACGGCCGGCTAG
- a CDS encoding ATP-binding protein: MSGTGQLSAIVARDDSRGAVLIAFEGELTLRSAARARSVITKALAECPVVVIVSLDRVRIAHDGALAVFVAPRWRAGHSPEAPLLLVARPAVAARLRVLNRGVRVHATLDKALVAAGDLRASSRWEHLRLDAGPLAASFARSIVGDACTSWDVHDLLYSARAVISELVNNAVEHGGTPIDVTVTLRRPYLYLVVADGNPAAPRIRPVRAGDPRAPLAERGRGLRVVEAEAHRWGCAALPQGKAVWAALRLAG, translated from the coding sequence GTGAGCGGCACCGGACAGCTGTCCGCGATAGTGGCGCGCGACGACAGCCGCGGCGCCGTCCTCATCGCGTTCGAGGGTGAGCTGACGCTGCGCAGCGCCGCCCGTGCCCGATCCGTGATCACCAAGGCGCTGGCCGAGTGCCCGGTCGTGGTGATCGTCTCGCTGGACCGGGTGCGGATCGCGCACGACGGCGCGCTCGCGGTCTTCGTGGCCCCGCGCTGGCGGGCCGGTCATTCCCCCGAGGCGCCGCTGCTGCTCGTCGCCCGGCCCGCGGTGGCCGCCCGGCTGCGAGTGCTGAACCGTGGCGTACGCGTGCACGCCACGCTGGACAAGGCGCTCGTCGCCGCCGGTGACCTGCGCGCGTCCAGCCGGTGGGAGCACCTGCGGCTGGACGCGGGCCCGCTGGCGGCCTCGTTCGCGCGCTCGATCGTCGGCGACGCGTGCACCAGTTGGGACGTGCACGACCTGCTCTACTCCGCCCGGGCGGTGATCTCCGAGCTGGTCAACAACGCGGTCGAGCACGGCGGCACGCCGATCGACGTGACCGTGACGCTGCGCCGGCCGTACCTCTATCTGGTGGTCGCGGACGGCAACCCGGCGGCACCCCGGATCCGCCCGGTCCGCGCCGGTGACCCGCGTGCGCCGCTCGCCGAACGCGGCCGTGGCCTGCGCGTCGTCGAGGCCGAGGCGCACCGCTGGGGCTGCGCCGCACTGCCGCAGGGAAAGGCCGTCTGGGCCGCGCTTCGCCTCGCCGGATAG
- a CDS encoding DMT family transporter has protein sequence MREKSNGTVRGPITGVGLGLLGVACFSFSLPATALALDGFDPWLVGVGRAAGAGLLAVAWLLAVRAPRPHRAHWPRLALVSLGVVFGFPVCTTLALLTSTSAHGAVVIALLPAMTAVFAVLRGGERPPPAFWGASLAGLAAVLGFLLSGGGIGGGLHAADLLLIGAVLLAALGYAEGGALARELGGARTICWALVLSLPVTIPVAGVSLALHPVAAPSGIAWFGLGYVTAVSMFLGFFAWYAGLAAGGVARVGQVQLIQPVLTLGWSALLLGEQVGGLTVTAAALVLLCVLLTQRARFAAPERGVPDVGDAPLPETGQPAARRSARS, from the coding sequence ATGAGGGAAAAGAGTAACGGTACGGTGCGTGGCCCGATAACGGGTGTCGGGCTCGGCCTGCTCGGCGTGGCCTGCTTCAGCTTCTCGCTGCCGGCCACCGCGCTCGCGCTCGACGGCTTCGACCCGTGGCTGGTCGGCGTGGGCCGGGCCGCCGGTGCGGGCCTGCTCGCGGTCGCCTGGCTGCTGGCGGTGCGCGCCCCACGGCCGCACCGGGCACACTGGCCGCGACTCGCGCTGGTCTCGCTCGGCGTGGTCTTCGGCTTCCCGGTCTGCACCACGCTCGCGCTGCTCACGTCCACGTCCGCGCACGGCGCCGTGGTGATCGCGCTGCTCCCGGCGATGACCGCGGTCTTCGCGGTGCTGCGCGGCGGTGAGCGGCCGCCGCCCGCGTTCTGGGGCGCGAGCCTGGCCGGCCTGGCCGCGGTGCTCGGATTCCTGCTGTCCGGCGGCGGCATCGGCGGCGGGCTGCACGCGGCCGACCTGCTGCTGATCGGCGCGGTGCTGCTGGCCGCGCTCGGATACGCCGAGGGCGGCGCGCTGGCCCGCGAGCTCGGCGGCGCCCGCACGATCTGTTGGGCGCTGGTGCTGTCGCTGCCGGTCACGATCCCGGTCGCCGGCGTCTCACTGGCGCTGCACCCGGTGGCCGCGCCGTCCGGCATCGCCTGGTTCGGTCTCGGCTACGTCACCGCGGTCTCGATGTTCCTCGGCTTCTTCGCCTGGTACGCCGGGCTGGCCGCGGGCGGCGTCGCCCGGGTCGGCCAGGTGCAGCTGATCCAGCCGGTGCTCACCCTCGGCTGGTCCGCGCTGCTGCTCGGCGAGCAGGTCGGCGGCCTGACGGTGACCGCGGCCGCGCTGGTGCTGCTCTGTGTGCTGCTGACCCAGCGCGCCCGCTTCGCAGCCCCGGAGCGGGGTGTCCCCGACGTAGGGGACGCCCCGCTCCCGGAAACGGGTCAGCCGGCCGCGCGCCGGTCGGCCCGCTCGTGA
- a CDS encoding glycoside hydrolase family 9 protein, with protein MNRPLRLIAGALVAAVAVTTGPAPALAEPVPEQARAQAEPGPEQIANGTFDNGLTAPWWTTPNLTPAVVDGRLCVDVPGGTINPWDAIIGQDDIPLVAGETYAFSFFGIATPATPVRALIQLPVDPWTQYLAQVPVVNVSGDVYTYTFTAPVDLPNAQVAFQIGGSANPWRLCLDDISLTGGAEEEPYEPETGPRVKVNQVGYLPSGPKNATLVTAATDPVEWTLRSAGQETVASGRTVPRGADGSSGLTVHSIDFGAATVTGRGFTLVADGETSHPFDIVADLYGTLATDALKFYYTQRSGIEISDELRPGYGRPAGHVQVAPNQGDVEVPCQPGVCDYTLNVAGGWYDAGDHGKYVVNGGISVHQLMSEFERAPALHRDGALAVPESGNGVPDLLDEARWEQEFLLSMQVPAGEDRAGMAHHKIHDAAWTGLPLLPHLDPQPRELHAPSTAATLNLAATAAQAARVFAGYDAAFAARNLAAARTAWTAAVANPAIYAPASDGIGGGAYSDDNVTDEFYWAAAELYLTTGEQTFQDYLLASPLHTADIWDERGFSWGSVAQLGRLDLATVPNALPDRDRVRASVLAGAEKYLAIQAGSAFGLTYDPANHRFDWGSNSSVLNNAIVLAVAYDLSGDARFRNGALQGFDYVLGRNALGQSYVTGYGEQDSKNQHSRWYARQLNPDLPNPPPGTLAGGPNSDIQDPVAQRLLTGCAAQFCYVDDIESWSTNELTINWNAPLAWMAAFAGSTQSCDVTYRNHGAWPGGFTAQVSVRNTGSAAIDGWRLGWDLPAGATVARGWSAQVTQKGTSVTAAAYPWNAVIRPGATVTFGFTGDGAAPSPGLFRLNGTVCG; from the coding sequence GTGAATAGACCGTTACGACTCATCGCCGGGGCCCTCGTCGCCGCCGTCGCCGTCACGACCGGGCCGGCGCCCGCGCTCGCGGAGCCCGTGCCGGAACAGGCGCGTGCGCAGGCCGAACCGGGGCCGGAGCAGATCGCCAACGGCACCTTCGACAACGGGCTCACCGCACCCTGGTGGACCACCCCGAACCTGACCCCGGCGGTCGTGGACGGGCGGCTGTGTGTGGACGTGCCCGGCGGCACCATCAACCCGTGGGACGCGATCATCGGGCAGGACGACATCCCGCTGGTCGCGGGCGAGACGTACGCGTTCTCGTTCTTCGGCATCGCCACCCCCGCCACGCCGGTCCGCGCGCTGATCCAGTTGCCGGTCGACCCGTGGACGCAGTACCTCGCGCAGGTGCCGGTGGTGAATGTGTCCGGCGACGTCTACACCTACACGTTCACCGCCCCGGTGGACCTGCCGAACGCGCAGGTCGCCTTCCAGATCGGCGGCAGCGCGAACCCCTGGCGGCTCTGCCTGGACGACATCTCGCTGACCGGTGGCGCCGAGGAGGAGCCGTACGAGCCGGAGACCGGGCCGCGCGTCAAGGTGAACCAGGTCGGCTACCTGCCCTCCGGGCCGAAGAACGCCACGCTGGTCACGGCCGCGACCGACCCGGTGGAGTGGACGCTGCGCTCCGCCGGCCAGGAGACGGTGGCGAGCGGGCGGACCGTGCCGCGCGGTGCGGACGGCAGCTCCGGGCTGACCGTGCACAGCATCGACTTCGGTGCCGCGACGGTCACCGGCCGAGGATTCACGCTGGTCGCGGACGGGGAGACGAGTCACCCGTTCGACATCGTCGCCGACCTCTACGGCACGCTCGCCACGGACGCGCTGAAGTTCTACTACACCCAGCGCAGCGGCATCGAGATCTCCGACGAGCTGCGCCCCGGCTACGGCCGGCCGGCCGGTCACGTGCAGGTCGCACCGAACCAGGGTGACGTCGAGGTGCCGTGCCAGCCCGGCGTGTGCGACTACACGCTGAACGTCGCCGGCGGCTGGTACGACGCCGGCGACCACGGCAAGTACGTGGTGAACGGCGGCATCTCCGTGCACCAGCTGATGAGCGAGTTCGAGCGCGCCCCGGCACTGCACCGCGACGGCGCCCTCGCCGTACCGGAGAGCGGCAACGGCGTGCCGGACCTGCTTGACGAGGCCCGCTGGGAGCAGGAGTTCCTGCTCAGCATGCAGGTCCCGGCCGGCGAGGACCGGGCCGGCATGGCACACCACAAGATCCACGATGCGGCCTGGACCGGGCTGCCGCTGCTGCCGCACCTCGACCCGCAGCCACGCGAACTGCACGCGCCGTCCACCGCGGCCACGCTCAACCTCGCGGCCACGGCGGCACAGGCGGCCCGGGTGTTCGCCGGGTACGACGCGGCCTTCGCGGCCCGGAACCTGGCCGCGGCCCGCACCGCCTGGACCGCCGCGGTGGCGAACCCGGCGATCTACGCACCCGCGTCGGACGGCATCGGCGGCGGGGCGTACAGCGACGACAACGTCACGGACGAGTTCTACTGGGCCGCGGCCGAGCTCTACCTGACCACCGGTGAGCAGACGTTCCAGGACTATCTGCTGGCGTCACCGCTGCACACCGCGGACATCTGGGACGAGCGCGGCTTCAGCTGGGGCAGCGTCGCGCAACTCGGCCGGCTCGACCTGGCCACGGTGCCGAACGCGCTGCCGGACCGCGACCGGGTCCGGGCGTCCGTGCTGGCCGGAGCGGAGAAGTACCTGGCGATCCAGGCCGGCTCCGCGTTCGGGCTGACCTACGACCCGGCGAACCACCGCTTCGACTGGGGCTCGAACAGCAGCGTGCTGAACAACGCGATCGTGCTGGCCGTCGCGTACGACCTGAGCGGCGACGCGCGGTTCCGCAACGGCGCGCTGCAGGGCTTCGACTACGTGCTGGGCCGCAACGCGCTCGGCCAGTCCTACGTGACCGGGTACGGCGAGCAGGACTCGAAGAACCAGCACAGCCGCTGGTACGCCCGTCAGCTCAACCCGGACCTGCCGAACCCACCGCCCGGCACGCTCGCCGGCGGCCCGAACTCGGACATCCAGGACCCGGTCGCGCAGCGGCTGCTCACCGGGTGCGCCGCACAGTTCTGCTACGTCGACGACATCGAGAGCTGGTCGACGAACGAGCTGACCATCAACTGGAACGCGCCGCTGGCCTGGATGGCCGCGTTCGCGGGCTCGACCCAGAGCTGCGACGTTACGTACCGCAACCACGGCGCCTGGCCGGGCGGCTTCACCGCCCAGGTCAGCGTGCGGAACACCGGTTCGGCCGCGATCGACGGCTGGCGGCTCGGCTGGGACCTCCCGGCCGGCGCGACCGTCGCCCGGGGGTGGAGCGCGCAGGTCACCCAGAAGGGGACGAGCGTCACCGCGGCGGCGTACCCGTGGAACGCGGTCATCCGGCCCGGCGCCACCGTGACCTTCGGGTTCACCGGTGACGGCGCGGCGCCGTCGCCCGGCCTCTTCCGGCTGAACGGCACCGTCTGCGGGTGA
- a CDS encoding DNA polymerase domain-containing protein, whose product MGETRDGVELTNLDAPLFDGAGATKRDLIDYFDAVSERFLPQLAGRPLSVIRVLRGQDAFMQKNVPKYTPAWVRTTEVWAEASHRAIRYALCDDRRTLLWFGNQRAVEYHPALARADAPDRQTHLIIDLDPPEDDGSFGLAVRAAALVREALTASGLTGAVKTSGAKGLHVFVPIRDADTEQVAAATRALAARAERVDPALATTAFIREDRHGKVFLDATRAGGATVAAAYSPRLRPGVPVSFPVAWDDLTDITPADFTIHTAPALLTAADPWADALPEPQPLPPDLIDEGRTIPVARVAAMHEGKRRAAARRKAES is encoded by the coding sequence ATGGGTGAGACGCGGGACGGGGTCGAGCTGACCAACCTCGACGCACCGCTGTTCGACGGTGCCGGGGCGACCAAGCGCGACCTGATCGACTACTTCGACGCGGTCTCGGAGCGTTTCCTGCCGCAGCTCGCCGGCCGCCCGCTCTCCGTCATCCGGGTCCTGCGCGGCCAGGACGCGTTCATGCAGAAGAACGTCCCGAAGTACACGCCGGCCTGGGTGCGCACCACCGAGGTCTGGGCTGAGGCGTCGCACCGCGCCATCCGCTACGCGCTCTGCGACGACCGCCGCACGCTGCTCTGGTTCGGCAACCAGCGCGCCGTCGAATACCACCCCGCGCTGGCCCGCGCGGACGCGCCGGACCGCCAGACCCACCTGATCATCGACCTGGACCCGCCCGAGGACGACGGCTCGTTCGGCCTCGCCGTCCGCGCCGCCGCGCTGGTCCGCGAGGCGCTGACCGCGTCCGGCCTGACCGGTGCCGTGAAGACCAGCGGCGCCAAGGGCCTGCACGTCTTCGTGCCGATCCGGGACGCGGACACCGAGCAGGTCGCCGCCGCCACCCGCGCGCTCGCCGCCCGCGCCGAACGCGTCGACCCGGCGCTCGCCACCACCGCGTTCATCCGCGAGGACCGTCACGGCAAGGTTTTCCTGGACGCCACCCGCGCCGGCGGCGCCACCGTGGCCGCGGCCTACAGCCCCCGCCTGCGCCCCGGCGTCCCGGTCTCGTTCCCGGTCGCCTGGGACGACCTCACCGACATCACCCCCGCCGACTTCACCATCCACACCGCGCCCGCGCTGCTCACCGCCGCGGACCCGTGGGCCGACGCGCTGCCGGAGCCGCAGCCGCTCCCACCGGACCTGATCGACGAGGGCCGCACCATCCCGGTCGCCCGCGTCGCCGCCATGCACGAGGGAAAACGCCGCGCGGCGGCCCGCCGCAAAGCGGAGTCGTAG